One Thermofilum pendens Hrk 5 DNA segment encodes these proteins:
- the ppcA gene encoding phosphoenolpyruvate carboxylase — METPRLMCTQHPDSTVKVPVQEEVEEAVRSFLVYGCDEVMSDYEGKLTPYAQPKEIVVKAGELGVPVGEGFYVTVRAPNPRLEDFDRVDLALEAAVLANYYSYKRLGVQAVRWVVLPMTDSAETVRLVQRLLARKTRVLCEEVGQPCEQAQLVPLLEDVDSLLRVREILRDLHSALAELGSDPGVLRVFLGKSDSALKAGHIASALSLLYALGESAKAGEELGLEVKPILGGGSPPFRGGVNNPRLVGVEVQRYRGYSTVTVQSAVRYDASFSEYQEVRSKLLGGAGGEPGDAGGRVAELARLAASMYRSLASKYLDFVNEYARSVPTTRDRVSWREYGRALELEDKLFSAPRAIVYTAAWYSLGVPPTFLDADFVLEAYRGDFLDEVLGYLPGLEEEWRYDAQFYLPRLAGERLGEELVKKVDEALDAMGLRPEPLEPYEKLARTAPAELRALLLGKVRGFLG; from the coding sequence ATGGAAACGCCTAGGCTAATGTGCACCCAGCACCCGGACTCCACGGTCAAGGTTCCAGTCCAGGAGGAAGTCGAGGAGGCGGTGAGGAGCTTCCTCGTTTACGGTTGCGACGAAGTGATGTCTGACTACGAGGGGAAGCTTACGCCCTACGCTCAGCCGAAGGAGATAGTCGTGAAGGCGGGGGAGCTGGGAGTACCCGTGGGCGAGGGCTTCTACGTTACCGTTAGGGCTCCCAACCCGAGGCTGGAGGACTTCGACAGGGTCGACCTCGCGCTGGAAGCCGCCGTGCTGGCGAACTACTACTCGTACAAGCGGCTGGGAGTCCAGGCTGTGAGGTGGGTAGTCCTCCCCATGACGGACTCCGCGGAGACCGTTAGGCTCGTCCAGAGGCTCCTCGCCAGGAAGACCAGGGTGCTCTGCGAGGAGGTAGGCCAGCCCTGCGAGCAGGCACAGCTGGTCCCCCTCCTGGAGGACGTGGACTCGCTACTCCGGGTGCGCGAGATCCTGCGCGACCTCCACAGCGCCCTCGCCGAGCTCGGGTCCGACCCCGGGGTTCTCAGGGTCTTCCTGGGTAAGAGCGACAGCGCCTTGAAGGCGGGGCACATCGCGTCCGCCCTCTCGCTGCTCTACGCCCTCGGCGAGTCCGCGAAGGCGGGCGAGGAGCTCGGATTGGAGGTCAAGCCCATACTTGGGGGAGGCTCCCCGCCGTTCAGGGGAGGGGTGAACAACCCCCGCCTAGTCGGCGTCGAGGTGCAGCGGTACAGGGGCTACTCGACGGTCACTGTGCAGTCGGCGGTTAGGTACGACGCCTCGTTCTCCGAGTACCAGGAGGTCCGCTCGAAGCTACTGGGAGGCGCGGGGGGAGAGCCCGGGGACGCCGGGGGCAGGGTAGCCGAGCTGGCGCGGCTCGCGGCTTCGATGTACAGGTCGCTGGCCTCCAAGTACCTGGATTTCGTCAACGAGTATGCGCGGAGCGTCCCGACGACGAGGGACAGGGTCTCGTGGAGAGAGTACGGGAGGGCCCTGGAGCTCGAGGACAAGTTGTTCAGCGCGCCCAGGGCGATAGTCTATACGGCGGCGTGGTACTCGCTGGGGGTGCCGCCGACGTTCCTCGACGCGGACTTCGTGCTCGAGGCCTACAGGGGCGACTTCCTAGACGAGGTGCTCGGGTACCTGCCGGGGCTCGAGGAGGAGTGGAGGTACGACGCCCAGTTCTACCTGCCGAGGCTGGCGGGGGAGAGGCTGGGGGAGGAGCTCGTCAAGAAGGTGGATGAGGCACTCGACGCCATGGGGCTGAGGCCGGAGCCCCTCGAGCCCTACGAGAAGCTCGCGAGGACAGCCCCCGCGGAGCTCCGGGCGTTGCTGCTCGGAAAGGTGAGAGGCTTCCTCGGCTAG
- a CDS encoding AAA family ATPase: MKLFDPRPKTSRDSLFDRERELEELHRAVDRGLPLVALLGVRRVGKTSVLRTFLGEVNGLYVDARGLVRRADLETRVADALSESLGRLRRFLEGVRGVSVAGFSVEVRWRGRDSVSLAGLLSEIDKRGERFVFALDEVQQSKPPVSAELRSVLAYGYDNLENVTFVVVGSEVGMLRDFLALEDPSSPLYGRYAYEVHVERFSEDLSREFLERGFREEGVEPPPGVVEEAVGFFDGIVGWLVLFGRGYVDGAGSVEELKRAAVNLAAEELGKLSPRERMVLRAVAEGCRSWSEVRRYVDERFGVALPKATLSRIIEKLEKLSIIRGYEFLDPVYREAARRLTT; encoded by the coding sequence GTGAAGCTGTTCGACCCTAGGCCCAAGACCAGCAGGGACAGCCTCTTCGACAGGGAGAGGGAGCTCGAAGAGCTACACAGGGCGGTCGACCGCGGGCTACCCCTGGTCGCGTTGCTGGGCGTGAGGCGGGTCGGGAAGACTAGCGTGCTCAGAACCTTCCTCGGGGAGGTGAACGGGCTCTACGTCGACGCAAGGGGCCTCGTGAGGAGGGCAGACCTCGAGACAAGGGTCGCGGACGCCCTCTCGGAGTCCCTCGGGAGGCTTAGGAGGTTCCTGGAGGGCGTGAGGGGTGTCAGCGTGGCGGGCTTCTCCGTGGAGGTGAGGTGGAGGGGGAGGGACTCTGTCAGCCTCGCGGGCCTGCTGAGCGAGATAGACAAGAGGGGCGAGAGGTTCGTGTTCGCCCTCGACGAGGTCCAGCAGTCCAAGCCCCCCGTCTCGGCGGAGCTGAGGAGCGTCCTGGCGTACGGCTACGACAACCTCGAGAACGTAACCTTCGTCGTCGTCGGAAGCGAGGTGGGGATGCTCAGGGACTTCCTGGCGCTCGAAGACCCCTCCTCGCCCCTCTACGGCAGGTACGCCTACGAGGTGCACGTCGAGAGGTTCAGCGAGGACCTCTCCAGGGAGTTCCTCGAGAGGGGCTTCAGGGAGGAGGGCGTCGAGCCCCCGCCGGGCGTCGTGGAGGAGGCCGTCGGATTCTTCGACGGGATAGTCGGGTGGCTGGTGCTCTTCGGGAGGGGCTACGTCGATGGCGCGGGGAGCGTGGAGGAGCTCAAGCGGGCGGCCGTGAACTTGGCGGCGGAGGAGCTCGGGAAGCTCTCGCCCAGGGAGAGGATGGTGCTCAGGGCCGTCGCGGAGGGTTGCAGGTCGTGGAGCGAGGTGCGCAGGTACGTAGACGAGCGCTTCGGAGTCGCGTTGCCGAAGGCCACCCTCTCGAGGATAATCGAGAAGCTGGAGAAGCTCAGCATAATAAGGGGCTACGAGTTCCTCGACCCGGTCTACAGGGAGGCCGCCCGCCGCCTCACCACTTGA
- a CDS encoding ATP-binding protein, which yields MHARCSVCGEPAVARVEYARKWLCGAHFAGYVEGKVLGALERYRLVERGWRVLAAVSGGADSAAMLGVLAKASVALGFRLAAVHVDLGIEGFSEASRRAVEELCGSLGVPFAVVSLPEVAGVGLPELARRARRPVCSVCGAVKRYLVNVAAAEAGADVVALGHHADDLLAYAVKNFLFQRLPELAKLGPKTESTGGLVGRVRPLYEVYKSEASLYARLSGLPFTEERCPYSPNRSVEGEVRAFLDSVEARRPGFKISLARGLARNAGLWGQGPRSPPRACRVCGAPSEGELCSFCRLTLKALGRPMGDVAREKVREAVSAIKW from the coding sequence TTGCACGCCAGGTGCTCTGTCTGCGGGGAACCGGCGGTTGCGAGGGTAGAGTACGCTAGGAAGTGGCTCTGCGGGGCGCACTTCGCGGGGTACGTGGAGGGGAAGGTTCTCGGGGCCCTGGAGAGGTACAGGCTCGTCGAGAGGGGGTGGAGGGTCCTGGCCGCCGTGTCGGGGGGCGCCGACAGCGCGGCTATGCTCGGGGTTCTCGCGAAGGCTTCGGTGGCGCTCGGCTTCAGGCTGGCGGCTGTCCACGTGGATCTCGGGATCGAGGGGTTCTCGGAGGCTTCGAGGAGGGCGGTGGAGGAGCTTTGCGGGTCCCTCGGCGTGCCCTTCGCGGTGGTGAGCCTCCCGGAGGTAGCCGGGGTGGGGTTGCCGGAGCTCGCGAGGAGGGCTAGGAGGCCTGTTTGCAGCGTGTGCGGGGCGGTGAAGAGGTACCTCGTCAACGTGGCTGCCGCCGAGGCGGGGGCTGACGTCGTAGCGCTTGGGCACCACGCGGACGACCTGCTGGCGTACGCGGTCAAGAACTTCCTGTTCCAGAGGCTCCCCGAGCTTGCGAAGCTGGGCCCGAAGACCGAGAGCACGGGCGGCTTGGTTGGCAGGGTGCGGCCCCTCTACGAGGTCTACAAGTCGGAGGCCTCGCTCTACGCGCGCCTCTCGGGGCTACCGTTCACAGAGGAGAGGTGCCCGTACTCCCCGAACCGCTCCGTCGAGGGCGAGGTCAGGGCTTTCCTGGACTCCGTGGAGGCTAGGAGGCCGGGCTTCAAGATATCGCTCGCCAGGGGGCTCGCGAGGAACGCCGGGCTCTGGGGGCAAGGGCCGCGCAGCCCTCCCCGGGCCTGCAGGGTCTGCGGGGCGCCGTCGGAGGGCGAGCTCTGCTCCTTCTGCAGGCTGACGCTCAAGGCCCTCGGCAGGCCTATGGGGGACGTTGCGCGGGAGAAGGTTAGGGAGGCTGTCTCCGCGATCAAGTGGTGA
- a CDS encoding glycoside hydrolase, whose translation MSLGTVRLAAATALLLALLLLAAARGEPVTVDGSGFDWPYDSCHALDPHGDLLDATPHWYDSRDLLAWYYAVGDQYVFIRLDLLDLAYGAETASYPDGGVADALNIYVMLGWENAPGYQEWAPDYLQLNGYGVHISDYRWVVAIAVYDSAHYKVYRYDWSVLAENSGLQVAFNSQWDLVEIGIPRSMLESYGWTPTSRVWAKIATALVKTGGANVLADAMPNTVSFDGNAGRYEWSGAVFSDQKCGTAKVAFVHHGNQHLADNRALNKPNAVNSYDYILRVHEELSAKAGRRIPVCVHMSGTLAASYVWWDPSIVAHLRSLAAKGLACIVGGTWAEYITAYFYDNFNDPSFYLGKLYAEALFGYTPLTAWIPERTWDDERTGIAYTVSKHYYAVILDGNTHHDDWSPNTSPYKPHQYDPSKTGGRELYVFFIDWEMQQLLLANTDGGLNINLRRKLAWAATNADQQMLFLYADDWEKAAGISSPSWDPGNPYRYRDSLTWIAMHPWIQVVTVDEVVGWLRSGSWTPVKYYYCGYDTYYYLKTWVPGYPYDYRRAYDGWYWGTSSAKSFAWYGSGQPGYSLPDTTMPFGDVFGYTTYNGSPANTVIYRLLAPGKALDSAPRNELWRLAVMAANALLYETAWHEGSDCVGWGLNQWNHLRLVNVLLLASKWLDDARLGKIAGASYLVGDFDWDGRPEAVIYNRAVFAYIDDKGGAAPLIFAYNRTTDRVYVSVGAPLVYWGVLGDAWYGDNHVGFLADDYFDATGKNYYSSSYQLVSASRSDAEGGVVVKLAAPDMDGDGRPDFYKYFVLRDTANYVDAVYEPSGKAGTVYSAVGLSVDLLDSLFNGDRAARVGDPSGASTFGYRNGYTGAYAYVKPLQGASWTGPQDLSKYTLQYVAKLAVSVSQGQSKVRLYLPGDPGQYAPRCQPSAYATIGFLRSPGSTAVLVAVYGNSSAPVNSFEARVVDASGAGSWRLDARLAGGSLGSPYASFLLNLSSSQLAPGMYYVELNVSLGASRIVERAYSVYVRRLERGYNLVSLPFFYSAVVSPSKASELAETAGTSLLAVWRWDVQAQRFRGYVPGVSGPEDDFPLEPGSGYFVYAKSPVVVVWVAGKC comes from the coding sequence ATGTCTTTGGGGACCGTGCGCCTCGCTGCTGCTACGGCCCTCCTGCTAGCCCTACTCCTACTCGCCGCCGCCCGCGGCGAACCCGTGACTGTGGACGGCTCAGGCTTCGACTGGCCGTACGACTCCTGCCACGCGCTCGACCCCCACGGCGACCTCCTCGACGCGACCCCCCACTGGTACGACAGCAGGGACCTCCTAGCCTGGTACTACGCTGTCGGCGACCAGTACGTCTTCATCAGGCTAGACCTCCTGGACCTAGCCTACGGCGCCGAGACGGCGAGCTACCCGGACGGCGGTGTCGCGGACGCCCTAAACATCTACGTGATGCTCGGGTGGGAGAACGCGCCGGGGTACCAAGAGTGGGCCCCCGACTACCTGCAGCTGAACGGCTACGGAGTCCACATAAGCGACTACCGCTGGGTCGTAGCTATCGCGGTGTACGACTCCGCACACTACAAGGTGTACAGGTACGACTGGTCTGTCCTCGCCGAGAACAGCGGGCTACAGGTAGCCTTCAACAGCCAGTGGGACCTCGTCGAGATCGGCATACCCAGGAGCATGCTGGAGAGCTACGGCTGGACGCCTACATCCAGGGTGTGGGCCAAGATTGCAACCGCGCTCGTGAAGACGGGCGGCGCGAACGTCCTGGCGGACGCCATGCCGAACACGGTCAGCTTCGACGGGAACGCCGGCCGCTACGAGTGGAGCGGCGCCGTGTTCAGCGACCAGAAGTGCGGGACCGCCAAGGTAGCCTTCGTGCACCACGGGAACCAGCACCTCGCGGACAACAGAGCCCTCAACAAGCCTAACGCCGTCAACAGCTACGACTACATACTGAGGGTGCACGAAGAGCTCTCCGCGAAGGCAGGCAGGAGGATACCCGTGTGCGTCCACATGTCGGGAACCCTGGCGGCGAGCTACGTGTGGTGGGACCCGAGCATAGTGGCGCACCTGAGGAGCCTCGCCGCGAAGGGGCTAGCGTGCATAGTCGGGGGAACCTGGGCTGAGTACATCACGGCGTACTTCTACGACAACTTCAACGACCCCTCGTTCTACCTCGGAAAGCTCTACGCCGAGGCACTGTTCGGCTACACCCCGCTCACCGCGTGGATACCCGAGAGGACGTGGGACGACGAGAGAACCGGTATCGCGTACACAGTCAGCAAGCACTACTACGCGGTGATACTCGACGGCAACACGCACCACGATGACTGGAGCCCGAACACCAGCCCCTACAAGCCCCACCAGTACGACCCGTCGAAGACGGGGGGCAGGGAGCTCTACGTCTTCTTCATCGACTGGGAGATGCAGCAACTCCTCCTCGCGAACACGGACGGAGGGCTGAACATAAACCTGAGGAGGAAGCTCGCCTGGGCGGCCACCAACGCGGACCAGCAGATGCTGTTCCTCTACGCGGACGACTGGGAGAAGGCCGCCGGGATATCCAGCCCGAGCTGGGACCCCGGCAACCCGTACCGCTACAGGGACTCGCTGACCTGGATAGCCATGCACCCGTGGATACAGGTCGTAACGGTGGACGAGGTCGTCGGCTGGCTTAGGAGCGGCTCGTGGACGCCGGTGAAGTACTACTACTGCGGCTACGACACCTACTACTACCTCAAGACGTGGGTCCCGGGCTACCCGTACGACTACAGAAGGGCCTACGACGGGTGGTACTGGGGTACGAGCAGCGCGAAGAGTTTCGCCTGGTACGGTAGCGGCCAGCCGGGCTACTCGCTCCCCGACACCACGATGCCATTCGGCGACGTCTTCGGGTACACCACCTACAACGGGTCGCCCGCAAACACCGTGATATACAGGCTGCTGGCCCCGGGGAAGGCTCTGGACAGCGCGCCTAGAAACGAGCTGTGGAGGCTCGCGGTCATGGCGGCTAACGCGTTGCTCTACGAGACAGCCTGGCACGAGGGCTCCGACTGCGTCGGGTGGGGCCTCAACCAGTGGAACCACTTGAGGCTCGTGAACGTGCTCCTACTCGCGTCCAAGTGGCTCGACGACGCGCGCCTCGGGAAGATCGCGGGCGCCTCCTACCTAGTCGGGGACTTCGACTGGGACGGCAGGCCCGAGGCGGTGATCTACAACCGGGCGGTGTTCGCCTACATAGACGACAAGGGAGGCGCGGCGCCCCTCATCTTCGCCTACAACAGGACCACCGACAGGGTCTACGTGTCCGTGGGCGCCCCGCTCGTGTACTGGGGCGTACTGGGCGACGCCTGGTACGGCGACAACCACGTGGGCTTCCTCGCGGACGACTACTTCGACGCCACGGGTAAGAACTACTACTCGTCCAGCTACCAGCTGGTCTCGGCTTCGAGGAGCGACGCCGAGGGGGGAGTCGTGGTCAAGCTCGCGGCTCCCGACATGGACGGGGACGGGCGCCCCGACTTCTACAAGTACTTCGTGCTCCGCGACACCGCCAACTACGTCGACGCGGTCTACGAGCCCTCCGGGAAGGCTGGGACCGTGTACTCCGCCGTCGGCCTCTCGGTAGACCTGCTCGACAGCCTCTTCAACGGCGACAGGGCCGCCAGGGTCGGCGACCCCTCCGGGGCCTCGACGTTCGGCTACAGGAACGGCTACACGGGGGCCTACGCGTACGTCAAGCCGTTGCAGGGCGCGTCGTGGACGGGGCCCCAGGACCTCTCCAAGTACACCCTCCAGTACGTTGCGAAGCTAGCAGTCAGCGTGTCGCAGGGCCAGTCGAAGGTGCGCCTCTACCTGCCCGGCGACCCCGGCCAGTACGCGCCCCGGTGCCAGCCCTCGGCCTACGCGACTATCGGCTTCCTCAGGTCCCCCGGGTCGACGGCGGTGCTCGTGGCTGTGTACGGCAACTCCAGCGCACCCGTGAACTCCTTCGAGGCTAGGGTTGTCGACGCGTCCGGCGCGGGCTCCTGGAGGCTCGACGCCAGGCTCGCCGGCGGCTCCCTCGGCTCCCCCTACGCCTCCTTCCTCTTGAACCTGAGCTCGTCCCAGCTCGCTCCCGGGATGTACTACGTGGAGCTCAACGTGAGCCTGGGGGCCTCGAGGATCGTCGAGAGGGCGTACAGCGTCTACGTGAGGAGGCTCGAACGCGGCTACAACCTGGTGTCCCTCCCGTTCTTCTACAGCGCCGTCGTGAGCCCCTCGAAGGCCTCCGAGCTCGCCGAGACCGCGGGCACCAGCCTGCTCGCCGTGTGGAGGTGGGACGTGCAGGCGCAGAGGTTCAGGGGCTACGTACCCGGTGTGAGCGGGCCCGAGGACGACTTCCCGCTGGAGCCCGGGAGCGGCTACTTCGTCTACGCGAAGTCTCCAGTCGTCGTGGTGTGGGTGGCCGGGAAATGCTGA
- a CDS encoding carboxypeptidase regulatory-like domain-containing protein, with product MLRRRVYALVLLALAVAYAATRNASAQVPVTVWGYVKMPDGSPAAGASVTVSAGGASASTVTDSTGKYKVDLTVSSTPVTVTVTASLGGYAGSASASGEGVVRVDVVLQPPPPPPKKPTSVYVSVDRPEYGVGDAALVQGRLSPAMQAAVKVVVVAPNGSRYEVSVSTGSDGSFTVRIPLTSRGAWSIYAAFPGSDEYSPSTSQVVTVVAKEKTFLSVSARSPAPGIVQVSGSLAPAPSGAVVEVYVSIDNGSTWARLLNAPVGGDGSFSANLSTAVYGRILVKAVFRGTFDYAQSETAPVAVEVSSPRELLLTQENERLKAREKALNETLERLSAEVGELRRLSDELKSSLSSCNATVEARERALENLERELALLRGELEKTRLLAYAAVPAAAALGALAGFALGRRKRGKREAPSA from the coding sequence ATGCTGAGGAGAAGGGTCTACGCCCTGGTACTACTGGCGCTGGCGGTGGCTTACGCCGCCACCCGGAACGCGTCCGCGCAGGTCCCAGTAACCGTCTGGGGCTACGTCAAGATGCCGGACGGCTCCCCAGCGGCCGGCGCCTCTGTGACCGTGTCCGCGGGCGGAGCCTCCGCCTCGACGGTAACGGACTCGACCGGGAAGTACAAGGTCGACCTCACGGTTTCCTCGACTCCCGTCACAGTCACCGTGACGGCATCGCTCGGAGGGTACGCGGGCTCGGCGTCGGCGTCCGGGGAGGGCGTCGTGCGGGTAGACGTCGTCCTCCAGCCACCCCCACCGCCACCGAAGAAGCCCACCTCCGTCTACGTCTCGGTCGACAGGCCGGAGTACGGCGTCGGGGACGCGGCGCTCGTCCAGGGCAGGCTGAGCCCCGCTATGCAGGCGGCAGTGAAGGTCGTGGTCGTAGCGCCGAACGGCTCGAGGTACGAGGTCAGTGTGAGCACGGGTAGCGACGGGTCCTTCACGGTCAGGATCCCGCTCACCTCTAGGGGCGCGTGGAGCATCTACGCCGCGTTCCCCGGGAGCGACGAGTACTCCCCGTCGACGAGCCAGGTCGTCACCGTCGTGGCCAAGGAGAAGACCTTCCTGAGCGTCTCCGCGAGGTCCCCCGCGCCGGGCATAGTGCAGGTTTCCGGGTCGCTAGCGCCGGCGCCGAGCGGGGCGGTAGTCGAGGTATACGTGAGCATAGACAACGGCTCCACGTGGGCCCGCCTGCTGAACGCCCCCGTGGGCGGGGACGGTAGCTTCTCGGCGAACCTCTCAACGGCGGTCTACGGGCGCATCCTGGTGAAAGCCGTCTTCCGCGGGACCTTCGACTACGCGCAGAGCGAGACAGCCCCAGTCGCCGTCGAGGTCAGCTCGCCGCGGGAGCTCCTGCTGACCCAGGAGAACGAGAGGCTCAAGGCTAGGGAGAAGGCGCTCAACGAGACGCTGGAGCGCCTGAGCGCCGAGGTAGGCGAGCTGAGGAGGCTCTCGGACGAGCTGAAATCATCCCTGAGCTCGTGCAACGCCACGGTGGAGGCTAGGGAGAGGGCGCTTGAAAACCTGGAGCGCGAGCTGGCGCTGCTGAGGGGCGAACTCGAGAAAACGCGGCTACTCGCCTACGCCGCCGTACCCGCCGCGGCCGCCCTCGGCGCGCTCGCGGGCTTCGCGCTCGGCCGCAGGAAGCGCGGAAAGCGGGAGGCACCTTCGGCCTAG
- a CDS encoding MBL fold metallo-hydrolase — MDKRYAYAALVALLAAAPFAWLAVRREARAHAATARLVVLVDNEALGGLESAWGLSVYVEAGGARLLFDAGPEPGVLERNAARLGVDLSRIDAVVVSHGHYDHVGGLRLFAGRGLRVYVPAGSGLSGYVSGLGLRPVEVDETTMLAPGVYVVKPLVGPPPEEALAIVTGKGLVLVVGCSHPGVVNIARQAIRDVGAKPYAVLGGFHMAGASQREVKEVVEGLLSLGFEKIYPLHCSGEGVKRYLAERHPEAYGDGGAGLVVEIEG, encoded by the coding sequence GTGGATAAGCGGTACGCCTACGCCGCCCTGGTAGCGTTGCTGGCCGCCGCGCCCTTCGCCTGGCTCGCCGTCCGGAGGGAGGCTCGCGCCCACGCCGCAACCGCTAGGCTCGTGGTCCTCGTGGATAACGAGGCGCTGGGCGGGCTCGAGTCGGCGTGGGGGCTCTCGGTGTACGTAGAGGCCGGGGGCGCCAGGCTCCTGTTCGACGCTGGGCCGGAGCCGGGCGTGCTTGAGCGCAACGCCGCGAGGCTGGGGGTGGACCTGTCGCGCATCGACGCCGTGGTGGTGAGCCACGGGCACTACGACCACGTGGGCGGGCTGAGGCTCTTCGCCGGGCGCGGGCTGAGGGTCTACGTGCCGGCTGGCTCGGGGCTCTCGGGCTACGTCTCCGGGCTCGGTCTGAGGCCCGTGGAGGTCGACGAGACCACCATGCTGGCGCCCGGGGTCTACGTGGTTAAGCCTCTCGTGGGCCCTCCGCCCGAGGAGGCCCTCGCGATAGTCACGGGGAAGGGGCTCGTGCTCGTAGTGGGCTGTAGCCACCCGGGGGTCGTCAACATCGCGCGGCAGGCTATCCGCGACGTCGGGGCCAAGCCGTACGCCGTGCTGGGAGGCTTCCACATGGCCGGCGCCTCCCAGCGCGAAGTGAAGGAGGTCGTCGAGGGGCTCCTCTCCCTCGGCTTCGAGAAGATCTACCCGCTACACTGTAGCGGCGAGGGCGTGAAGAGGTACCTCGCGGAGAGGCACCCCGAGGCCTACGGCGACGGCGGGGCCGGGCTCGTCGTGGAGATAGAGGGGTAA
- the csx1 gene encoding CRISPR-associated CARF protein Csx1: MGCRALLLATWGNPAQWNTARYELGGESDESFTSLGILCRHLSKSGCEARALVLVLESLLDAKLDKEPDGKRPGYAYLYERREELARLRGLLLEGRYGEAVEGLRSVVEGLAKSAGAGCSGGVAVEVLPAIGSFGGGVRFAGDVRNFHSFALLAAAREVLRGGPAPSKIVVDLTHGVNFMPTYAYEVAREAASLSLLAGSRSVEMEVYNSDPYPPGSEKPSLSLNLVRREEVREIRLPSEAGSLVEWRGGRPPSRFEEFRARASRFMGEKVYPVVASLYYPLPLALVYLASAQSWEEYLGVVEEARSLWASYTRVSGGTVERPVYVNPQAVYAALLAAAACKAVREEGLSNDVESLEKLNERVYRRVSEVHYALIAQELSQVEAGRFEEAAYPRKPDKRIMIAHAGLQKGFVRVERGEKKLLLYVGADGKPLKPEDPSAAESVRSLLAKAGLKH, translated from the coding sequence ATGGGCTGCAGGGCCCTCCTTCTAGCGACCTGGGGCAACCCGGCCCAGTGGAACACCGCGAGGTACGAGCTGGGAGGAGAGAGCGACGAGTCCTTCACGAGCCTCGGGATCCTCTGCAGGCACCTCTCCAAGTCCGGGTGCGAGGCCAGAGCCCTCGTGCTCGTCCTGGAGAGCCTGCTCGACGCGAAGCTCGACAAGGAGCCCGACGGGAAGAGGCCCGGCTACGCGTACCTCTACGAGCGGAGGGAGGAGCTCGCGCGCCTTAGGGGTCTGCTCCTCGAGGGTAGGTACGGCGAGGCGGTGGAGGGGCTCCGCTCCGTCGTCGAGGGCCTCGCGAAGAGCGCGGGCGCCGGGTGCAGCGGGGGAGTAGCGGTGGAGGTGCTACCGGCTATAGGCTCGTTCGGGGGCGGGGTGCGCTTCGCGGGCGACGTGCGGAACTTCCACTCCTTCGCGCTCCTCGCCGCCGCCAGGGAGGTGTTGCGAGGCGGCCCCGCGCCTTCGAAGATAGTGGTCGACCTCACCCACGGGGTGAACTTCATGCCGACCTACGCGTACGAGGTCGCCCGGGAGGCCGCGTCCCTATCGCTACTCGCCGGCTCGCGGTCCGTCGAGATGGAAGTCTACAACTCGGACCCCTACCCGCCGGGCTCCGAGAAGCCCAGCCTCTCCCTGAACCTAGTGAGGAGGGAGGAGGTCCGCGAGATAAGGCTACCCTCCGAGGCGGGCAGCCTGGTGGAGTGGCGCGGCGGCAGGCCGCCGAGCAGGTTCGAGGAGTTCAGGGCCCGAGCGTCGAGGTTCATGGGCGAGAAGGTCTACCCCGTGGTAGCCTCCCTCTACTACCCGCTACCCCTAGCCCTCGTCTACCTAGCCTCGGCTCAGAGTTGGGAGGAGTACCTGGGCGTAGTCGAGGAGGCCAGGAGCCTCTGGGCCTCGTACACCAGGGTCTCCGGCGGGACCGTCGAGCGCCCAGTCTACGTGAACCCCCAGGCTGTCTACGCGGCGCTACTCGCGGCGGCAGCCTGCAAGGCGGTGAGGGAGGAGGGGCTCTCGAACGACGTCGAGTCGCTCGAGAAGCTGAACGAGAGGGTGTACAGGAGGGTCTCCGAGGTCCACTACGCGCTGATAGCGCAGGAGCTCTCCCAGGTCGAGGCCGGGAGGTTCGAGGAAGCCGCCTACCCCCGCAAGCCGGACAAGAGGATCATGATCGCGCACGCCGGGTTGCAGAAGGGCTTCGTGAGGGTCGAGAGGGGTGAGAAGAAGCTCCTGCTCTACGTAGGCGCAGACGGGAAGCCCCTCAAGCCGGAAGACCCCTCGGCCGCCGAGAGCGTGCGAAGCCTCCTCGCGAAGGCCGGGCTGAAGCACTAG